A stretch of the Mesorhizobium huakuii genome encodes the following:
- the phaR gene encoding polyhydroxyalkanoate synthesis repressor PhaR, producing MAAKDDPIIIKKYANRRLYNTGTSTYVTLEDLAEMVKKGEEFTVQDAKTGDDITHPVLTQIIFELENKDGQNMLPIPFLRQLIAFYGDQMQMIVPSFLEQSMIAFSKEQERFREQMKGAIGKSPLDVMKIATPIKALEEQTRRNMEMFQNAMRLFTPFPPAGSAPAAAPAEPAKKEAPEKSDDLQELKSQIAAMQRKLDTMS from the coding sequence ATGGCCGCAAAAGACGATCCGATCATTATCAAGAAATACGCCAATCGCCGCCTCTATAATACGGGGACGAGCACCTATGTGACGCTCGAGGATCTGGCCGAGATGGTCAAGAAAGGCGAGGAGTTCACCGTCCAGGACGCCAAGACCGGTGACGACATCACGCATCCGGTGCTGACCCAGATCATTTTCGAATTGGAGAACAAGGATGGGCAGAACATGCTGCCGATCCCGTTCCTGCGCCAACTGATCGCCTTCTACGGCGACCAGATGCAGATGATCGTGCCGAGCTTCCTCGAACAGTCGATGATCGCCTTCTCCAAGGAGCAGGAGCGCTTCCGCGAGCAGATGAAGGGCGCCATCGGCAAGTCGCCGCTGGACGTGATGAAGATCGCGACACCGATCAAGGCGTTGGAAGAGCAGACGCGCCGCAACATGGAAATGTTCCAGAACGCGATGCGCCTTTTCACGCCGTTCCCGCCAGCTGGCTCCGCGCCAGCCGCGGCTCCGGCTGAGCCAGCCAAGAAGGAAGCGCCGGAAAAATCCGACGACCTTCAGGAGCTGAAGAGCCAGATCGCGGCCATGCAGCGCAAGCTCGACACGATGTCGTAA
- a CDS encoding GNAT family N-acetyltransferase — protein MKTREGMQMAAITVRQFEQQDVAAVLALMRALAVFEGYDDKFHLTEADLITHGLGPSPRFGVFVAELEGVVVGIAVHYLIPWTYDLKPVVWLKELYVAETARGMSVGHALVKRLRDHAINIGASAIKWTVQQSNMPAKAFYRSLDGRADEIWELWQMPIDG, from the coding sequence TTGAAGACGCGGGAAGGCATGCAGATGGCGGCGATTACGGTTCGGCAGTTCGAGCAGCAGGATGTCGCCGCGGTGCTCGCGCTTATGCGGGCGCTGGCCGTCTTCGAGGGCTATGATGACAAGTTCCACCTCACCGAAGCAGACCTCATCACACACGGATTGGGGCCATCGCCCCGGTTCGGCGTGTTCGTGGCGGAGCTGGAGGGCGTGGTCGTCGGCATCGCCGTCCACTACCTCATCCCGTGGACCTACGACCTGAAGCCGGTTGTGTGGCTGAAGGAACTCTACGTAGCCGAGACGGCGCGCGGCATGTCGGTCGGCCATGCCCTTGTGAAACGGCTCCGCGACCATGCCATCAATATCGGCGCATCCGCCATCAAGTGGACGGTGCAGCAATCCAACATGCCGGCCAAGGCATTCTATCGCTCTCTCGACGGGCGGGCCGACGAAATCTGGGAATTGTGGCAGATGCCGATCGACGGATAA
- a CDS encoding rhodanese-like domain-containing protein — protein sequence MSYVTDIPTASAEIARDHFLHRLSVETDCSDVAATLRGGEPDFVLLHVVGSPQAYERRHVPGALHLPHRDISAERMAQWPAGTLFVVYCAGPHCNGADRAALKLASLGMPVKIMIGGITGWQDEELPFASGKEPGVLHA from the coding sequence ATGAGCTATGTGACTGACATTCCGACGGCATCGGCGGAAATCGCCCGGGACCATTTCCTGCACCGGCTTTCCGTGGAGACCGACTGTTCAGACGTCGCCGCGACACTACGCGGCGGCGAGCCGGACTTCGTGCTTCTGCACGTGGTCGGTTCGCCGCAAGCCTACGAGCGCCGCCATGTGCCGGGCGCGCTGCATCTACCTCACCGCGACATTTCGGCCGAGCGGATGGCGCAATGGCCGGCAGGCACGCTGTTCGTCGTCTATTGCGCGGGACCGCATTGCAATGGCGCGGACCGGGCAGCTTTGAAGCTCGCCAGCCTCGGCATGCCCGTCAAGATCATGATCGGCGGCATAACCGGCTGGCAGGACGAAGAGCTTCCTTTCGCCTCGGGCAAGGAGCCTGGCGTTTTGCACGCATGA
- the ftrA gene encoding transcriptional regulator FtrA — MPNVPPPNPPAANRLVVAVAYDGLCTFEFGVAAEVFALPRPEMGADWYRFAVAGIDAGEMRAMGGVRIVADGGPDLIGEAGTVIVPGWRGVDCPVPPFLIEALRKANERGARILSICSGVFVLAAAGLLSGKKATTHWRYSDRLREMYPDITVVPDVLYIDEGNVLTSAGSAAGIDLCLHLVRRDFGTKAANMVARRLVVPPHRDGGQAQYVESSVPEPHERSRLGPLIDRMRADISADYPVATLAGMAGMSERTFLRRFAAATGVTPARWLLSERLSRARTLLEDTSLPIERIAETAGFGAAATLRHHFRQQFATTPAAYRARFGTNANSA, encoded by the coding sequence ATGCCAAATGTGCCTCCTCCCAACCCGCCCGCTGCCAACCGGCTGGTCGTTGCCGTTGCCTATGATGGGCTGTGCACGTTCGAATTCGGCGTGGCGGCCGAGGTGTTCGCCTTGCCCAGGCCGGAGATGGGTGCGGACTGGTACCGGTTCGCCGTCGCCGGCATAGACGCCGGTGAAATGCGCGCGATGGGTGGCGTGCGTATCGTCGCCGATGGTGGCCCCGACCTGATCGGCGAGGCCGGCACGGTGATCGTGCCGGGGTGGCGCGGTGTGGATTGTCCGGTGCCGCCCTTCCTGATCGAGGCGCTTCGCAAGGCCAATGAGCGCGGCGCACGCATCCTGTCGATCTGTTCGGGCGTCTTCGTGCTTGCCGCGGCCGGCCTACTCTCAGGCAAAAAGGCAACCACGCATTGGCGCTACAGCGACAGACTGAGGGAGATGTATCCCGACATCACCGTGGTTCCTGACGTTTTGTACATCGATGAGGGAAATGTGCTGACATCGGCTGGCAGCGCGGCCGGCATCGACCTGTGCCTGCATCTGGTTAGGCGCGATTTCGGCACAAAGGCGGCCAACATGGTGGCACGCCGCCTGGTCGTGCCGCCGCACCGCGACGGCGGCCAGGCGCAGTATGTCGAGAGTTCCGTTCCCGAGCCTCACGAACGCAGCCGGCTTGGACCGTTGATCGACCGGATGCGCGCCGACATTTCCGCCGACTATCCCGTCGCCACTTTGGCCGGAATGGCTGGAATGAGCGAGCGGACATTCCTGCGCCGGTTCGCGGCCGCAACCGGCGTCACGCCGGCGCGCTGGCTGCTTTCGGAGCGGCTTTCGCGGGCGCGCACTTTGCTGGAAGACACGAGCCTGCCGATCGAGCGGATTGCCGAGACCGCCGGATTTGGCGCGGCGGCGACGTTGCGGCATCACTTCCGCCAACAATTCGCCACGACGCCCGCCGCCTACAGGGCGCGGTTCGGGACTAATGCCAACTCCGCCTGA
- the phbB gene encoding acetoacetyl-CoA reductase — translation MTKVAIVTGGSRGIGAAISIALKTAGYSVAANYAGNDEAAAKFKAETGIPVYKWSVADYDACAAGISRVEADLGPVAVLVNNAGITRDAMFHKITRDQWKEVIDTNLSGVFNMTHPLWNGMRERKFGRVITISSINGQKGQAGQVNYSAAKAGDIGFSKALAQEGARAGITVNVICPGYIATEMVKAIDEKVLNERILPQIPVGRLGEPEEIARCVVFLASEDAGFITGSTITANGGQYFA, via the coding sequence ATGACCAAGGTTGCAATCGTCACGGGCGGATCGCGCGGCATCGGTGCGGCGATCTCGATCGCTTTGAAAACCGCCGGCTATTCGGTCGCCGCGAACTATGCCGGCAATGATGAGGCGGCGGCGAAGTTCAAGGCCGAGACCGGCATTCCGGTCTACAAATGGTCGGTCGCCGATTATGACGCTTGCGCCGCCGGCATCAGCCGGGTCGAGGCCGACCTCGGCCCGGTCGCGGTGCTGGTCAACAATGCCGGCATCACCCGCGATGCCATGTTCCACAAGATCACCCGCGACCAGTGGAAAGAGGTCATCGACACCAATCTGTCCGGTGTTTTCAACATGACGCATCCACTGTGGAACGGCATGCGCGAGCGCAAGTTCGGCCGCGTCATCACCATCTCCTCGATCAACGGCCAGAAGGGCCAGGCCGGCCAGGTCAATTATTCCGCCGCCAAGGCTGGCGACATCGGCTTCAGCAAGGCTCTCGCTCAAGAGGGCGCGCGCGCGGGTATCACCGTCAATGTCATCTGCCCCGGCTACATCGCCACCGAAATGGTCAAGGCGATCGACGAGAAGGTGCTCAACGAGCGCATCCTGCCGCAGATCCCGGTCGGCCGCCTCGGCGAGCCGGAAGAGATCGCGCGCTGCGTTGTCTTCCTCGCTTCCGAAGACGCCGGCTTCATCACCGGCTCGACCATCACAGCCAATGGCGGCCAGTATTTCGCCTGA